The stretch of DNA ATGCCAGCCCTCTTCTAGTGCAATGTCCGCAAAAAGGTCATATTTGTTACGCGCTTGAGACTCGCCAGCAAATGCTTTCATCAAATTGACTGCTGTTAAATCAGTTGTAATACATGCCATTTCTTGACCACAACAGGTAAGCTTACCGCCACCTACATTTTGAACTTCAACTTCGTTACCACATTTACTGCATTTGTATGTCTCATACTGTCTCATTATTACTCCTTAAAATTTGTACTGAAATTGTAATCTAAGTTCACTTAAACAATAATTAATTCTAATTAATAATTTTTATTATCTAAAGGATTCCCTTTTGACTGAAAAACTCTTCAATGGTTTTAGTGGAGAATGCTTTATCGTACATATAAAGCTCTTGCCATGTTTTGCCCTCCAAAAAGCTCTTAGTCTCTATCTGGTACTTCTGTTTAATACGTTGCACAAACTCTAAAGCAGCACTAAATAAAAGCGCGTATTGAGCAGAAGTAAATTTTTTGAGAAGATCAAACAAGCGGTAATAATTAACCATCTTTTTACTTGACTCTTCACCCATACGAAGCGACCAAATGCGTCCTGCAAACTCATGTTGGTACTCAACACCCGTGCGAATTTCTAAAGCAAATTCACGAAGTCCTTGTAAAAATGTCTCTTTGGGTAAAAAATTGTTTGTATTGTGGAAAAACAGATAGATACTGAAAAGAAAAAGATCTTCTATACAAGGAGCATAGTCCTTGATCTCTTGATATGTCTCTTTTTCGACGCCCAGTTGCATTCTAAGATAGGCTAAGTGCTTTACCCGCCAGTTATCTTTTTGCTCTGCCCTCTTCTGCCACTCTATTAATGTAGGTCTAGGTATATCGTAACGCTCAACTAAAGGCTTGTAAGATGTCTGCATAGCTTACTCCCAAGTCAGAATTCTCTATTCTATTACTTTTTGTAAAATATTTCAATACATAAAGTTGATTTTAGATTTATAGAGAGAAAATGTATACCATTTGTTAATTTTTAAAATAAATGGTATACATAAAAGGGAGATTAGATATGAAAATGCTTTAAAAATTCAGGATTGTTTTCGACTAAACCAAGGTCTATAAGGTGCTGAATCGTTTGTTGATCGCAATCAGTATCTTTCGGCCACTCTCTGGTGTAACCATCCAACGAATTTTTAGTTGTCGCATCAATGCCGATAAACTCATCTTCAATAAAAATATCTCGAAGTGCATCGATGTTATTGACCACACGCCAGATGAGCATATAGGCATTCGCCACATCATTCCCTTCACAATCCACAACAATGAGAAGTTTTATATGTTCTTTCAAAGGCTTAAGTGCTTCATACACCTCTTTGCCTGCCTTTTCCTTATCGATACTCACAACTGTAATCGGTGTTTTTGTATTCGTTTTATACTGTTTTAGTGCTTTTATTTCTGGCACCAATGTCGTTACTTTAAAAAAAAGATCTCTATCGCTCAAAATAGTTTTAGAAGGAGCATCAACGATGCTTCCAGTACAGTCAACGCCCAATTTTCCACCAAAAAGAGCATTGGGAGAAGCGTGATCAAGTGCGTCGCATACACCTTCGCTAATGAGCAAGCGTTTAGCACTGACTCGATTTAAGATATAGTCACTCAAAGGCTCATAATCGTCCAATTCTGGTGCATTTTCGTCCACAAAAATTGCATGCTTCACAAAACTCATCTGCCCAACACCCCAAAAAGCATGCATAAACTGCTTGGCGTGTCCTGGGTAAAGTACATTCATTTTTGCCAAAATAAAGTTATGGAAAACGCCATTTTCAGGCATATTGTAATCAATTAAATCTGGTGCTGTTGTTTTGAGTAGTGGTAAAAAGATGCGTTCGGTCGCCCATCCCATGTATTTATCTTCTAAAGGAGGTTTGCCCACGACAGTCGCTTGGTAGACAGGTTTTTCTTTACATGTAATGCAGGTCACATCCATAACAGGATACGGCTCTTTAAGCGTGTAGTAGCCTGTATGGTCGCCAAAAGGTCCTTCGATTTCCATCAAAGTTGGATCAACCCAGCCCTCGATGACGATGTCCACATCTTCAGGTACATAAATAGGATTGGTGAGAGATTTGACCAAACGAGCACTTTTATCTTTGATGAAACCATAGAGTAAAAGCTCAAACATACCAATCGGCATTGGCGCTTGTCCACACCAAATATAAAGCGGATCGCCACCAATTCCAATACTTACAGGCATCTTTTTACCTGCTTTTTGGTACTCATGGAAGAAATGAGCGCTGTCTTTGTGGATCTGCCAGTGCATACCTAAACGATTTTTATCGTACACTTGCAGACGGTACATGCCTAGATTTTGTTTGGTTCCATCCAAACTTTGTGTATACACTTGCCCCATGGTGATGAAAGGACCACCATCTTCACTCCATGTGGTTAGAATTGGGAAATCATAAAGATTTGGCTCGGTATAAACCTTTGTTTGACAAACACCCTTTCCTTTCAGTCGTTTTGGAAGGGCATTTTTAAGGTTAAAAAGAGTTCCTAGCATACCCATTTTGTCCATAAACGACGTTGGCGGTTTCATGTGCATTAAAGATTCTATCTGCTTGGCTACAACATTGGGATTTTTACCAAATATAAGCTCCGTGGCTTTAGAAGAACCAAATACATTCATAAGTACGGGCATATCAAATGATTTACCCAGTCTTTTACTGACGGGCTTCGTAAAAAGAAGTGCTTTAGAATCCTCTTTTTTAACTTCAATGTAAGCAAGATGCGGAATTTCAAGGTTTATGTCTAATGCTTCATCGATGACACGTAAAAGATCGTTTTGGCGTAAAAGCTCAATTATTCTCTGCATCCCTAGCCTTTAAAAAATTTCATTGAGAGCTATATGTTCAGCACGCTCTAGTAGAGCTTTTGCACCCTTGTCAATCACTCTTTGCGCTAATTCTTTGCCTACCGTTTCATACGCTGAACGGGTGGTTTTTATCTCTTCTGTGAGCATTTCTGAGCCATCAGGAAGACCAAGAATTGCTTTTACATGTAAAGAATCTCCATTGATCTGCGCATTCACACCAATAGGCACTTGACAACCACCTTGAAGCACGGTGATAAAATCGCGCTCTACGCGTGTTTCGATGATCGCATCTTCATCGTTAAGTATCGAAACCAAACGTTCAACCTCGGCATCGCACACGATCTCTATACCAAGAGCAGCTTGTCCCGAAGCGGGAATCATCACCTCTTTAGAAATAGGTGTAAAATAGGTCACTTCTGAAGCAAGCCCTAAGCGGTTAATGCCAGCACTGGCTAAGATGATGGCATCAAACTCGCCCTCTTTGAGCTTACGGATACGGGTATTGACATTGCCACGTAGGTTTTTAATCACAAAATCCGGACGAAGTTTCAATAGTTGCATTCTGCGTCTTAAACTCGTAGTTCCAACCACAGCACCCTGAGGAAGTGCTTCTAATGAAGCGTATTTTTCAGAAAGCATGGCATCACGTACATCTTCACGCTTTGTAATCACGCCCAGTTTTAAACCTTCTGGAAATTCCATAGGAACGTCTTTAAGACTATGCACCGCAATGTGCGCTTCACCTCTTAGCATCGCCTCTTCAAGCTCTTTCGTGAAAAGCCCTTTACCACCGATTTTTGCTAGAGCGACATCTAAAATTTTATCGCCTTTGGTCATCATGATTGAAAGCTCAACCTCAAGCCCAGGATGTGCTTTTTCAAGTTCCGCTTTAACGTATTCTGATTGCCAAAGGGCTAGTTTACTACCACGTGTTGCAATAATTAGTTTTTTCATTTAGACTCTTTTATAAATTTTCTATAAGTTCGTTTTGTATCGTCTTTTTTACCGTCAAGATAAATAGTAGGAGTGCCATTTACCATTAAATTATTGGCAAGTTCTTGATCATTATTCATTTGTTGAAGAATAGTTGCTTGATTGATTTGCTCAACGGTGAAGTTTTTATTTAAAGCTTTGTTGAAAATATCCAAAACAACCTTTTCATCACTCTCTTTAATGTCAAAAAACTCTTTATACACTTTTTTAACAATCTCTTTATCGCCCTGCTTTTCTGCAAACTGCATTGCTTTAACCAATGTTGGAGCGGCGGGATGGATATTGAGTGGGAAATGGTAATAAAAAAGTGCAAAAGTTTCAGGATTTTTCTCTACATCCATAATTACTTCAGGAACAAAATCCATACAGAATGGGCATAAAGGATCGCTAAAAACAACAATTTTATGAGGTGCATTGAAATTACCTGCTAAAAGATGCTCTTTAGTGTAAGCTGAACTATCGATATCCAGTGAGAAATTTCCTTTGATGCTTTTTCCACTATTTATATCGGAAAAATCTTTGCTCAAAATTTTGCCATTGGTAAAGACAATGTCATTGACGGAAATCTTTTTACCTTCTTGTTTGGTAAGCTTCAAATCAATACGTACAAAATAGACCATCCACCCTGCGATGTCTTTCATCTCCTCTTTTTTGAGAATAACGACTTTTTCAAAGGCATAGCTTTCATTTGGCGCTATCGCTTTTTGTAAAAATGTGGTAACTTTGGTATCAAGATCGACAGAACTATCAGCAGCAAAAAGTGAAACACTACTTAATGCGATGATCGTCGTCAATAACTTCAATATCAATGATTTCATCTTCGTTTCCTTGTTTAAAATGACGTGGAGGATATTGATTGTCCTCTTTTACATGTAAAAATTTTGCAACCAACAAAGTGACAATGGAGCTAAACTGTAAGAGAAGGCCTACGATATCTCCAAGAAAGCCTGGTAATATCAGTAAAATAGCCCCCACAATCGTCCAAAGATTGAGTCTTTGAAAGGATTGCAAGCTTATCTCTCCTTGCATAAGGGCACTTAGATTTTGCATCAGCGTTACACGCATATTAGCAAGTAAAATGAACCCTATAAGAGCAGATAAGACAAGCTCAACAAATGTTGCAACAGCACCTATCGCAGAAGCAGCATTCACACTTACCATTACCTCCAAGAAGAGATAGATCAAAAAATATTTCACGCGAGTAGTTCCTTAAGTTTTGCAAGAGCTTCCTCTTTTTTAACAACGGTTTTTTCTAATGTTTTACGCTCTACAATCTCAACAAAGCCCTCTTCGAGCTCTTTTCCAACAATAAGCGCGTATGGAAGACCAATGAGTTCATAATCTTTCATTTTGAAACCAAAACGTTCATTTCTATCATCTAAAAGAACACTCAAGCACTCTTTTTTCAAAGCGTTGTAAATATCTTCCGCATACGTACTTTGCGCTTCATCTTTTGCATTGGAAACAATAATGTCCAAAAGGTATGGAGCAGTCTGTTTATTCCAAATACATCCTTTATCATCATGGCTTGCTTCGATCATAACAGCAACCAAGCGACTTACGCCGACACCATAGCAGCCCATAAAGAAAGGTTGTGCTTTACCATTTTTATCTAAAAAGGTTGCACCCATCGCTTTAGCGTATTTTTGTCCAAGTTGGAAGATATGCCCTACTTCAATGCCTTTAGTCACACCAAGTTCTCCGCCACAACATGCACAACGATCACCTGCTTTAACACTTGCAAGGTCTTTATAACGATCTTCATTGAAGTTAAACATTGAAACACCCACCATATGGAAGTCTGTTTCATTCGCACCACAGATAAGATTTTTGGCTTCTTTGAGTTCAAAATCTATGTAAAATTTTACACATTCTAATCCAACTGGTCCAATGAAGCCCGCTTTGAGCCCTGCACGTTCGACTTCTTCCAAGCTAGCATCGACCAAATCAAGCGCACCACACGCATTTTGCGCTTTGGTCTCTTGAAGCTCATCGTTTCCTCTTACAAAGAAGACCACGACCTCTTCTTTATCGACATAAACTGCTTTTTTAACAACCGCTTTAATACTGTAAAAGGAATCAACTTTGAAAAAAGCACAGACATCTTCAATCGTTTTCATATCGGGTGTTTTAAATTTTGAGAGGTTTGCTTCAGGAGCTTCTGCGGTGGTTGTTTTAGGAGCACGTTTCGCTGCTTCAATGTTGGCGGCATAAGAGCATTTTTCACAGACGACAATGTCATCTTCACCGTTTTGTGCCAAAACCATAAACTCTTTACTGCCACTGCCACCAATAGCGCCACTATCAGCTTCCACCGCTCTAAAATCAAGCCCTAAACGTGTAAAGATTTTGGTGTAGGTTTTTTCCATCACTTCAAACTCTTTTTTCATACACGCTTCATCTTCATGGAAACTGTAGCCATCTTTCATGGTAAATTCACGCCCACGAAGAAGCCCAAAGCGAGGACGTGCTTCATCACGAAATTTTGTGGTAATTTGGTACAAATGCAAAGGTAATTGCTTATAGCTATTGATGCGATTGCGTACAACATCGACAACAACCTCTTCATGGGTTGGTCCTAAAACAAATTCGTTATCTTTTCGATCTTTAAAGCGACACAACTCTTTGCCAAAAACATCATACCTTCCACTTTGTTTCCAAAGCTCAGCAGGTGTGACCACATCCATTTGGATTTCTTGGGCACCTGTTTCATCCATCTCTTCTTTGACAACATTTTTGATTTTGTCAAAAACGATTTTTCCCATCGGCAAAAAGTTATACAGTCCACTTCCTACTTGAGAGATAAAACCGCCACGCACCAAGAATTGATGGCTTGGAAGCGTTGCATCTTTAGGCGCTTCTTTGGTTGTTGGTGCATACAGTTTTGAAAATCTCATTTTATTCCCCCCATTTGGTATTCACATTTGTATTGATTCATTCGTTTGGTTTGATCTTCGTTAATATTAAAAATATATTGAACCGCTTGCACAATGGTATCGGCTTCTGGTTTTTCAGCAACTTCTTTTAAGTTCTTGGTTGCAGAGTGTAAAAAGGAGTTAAAGGCATGGTGAAGTACTTTGGAAACCTGATCTTGCAACTCTTCAGGAATATACCCTTTTTTGACTGCTTTCTCTAACTCTTGTAAAGAACACTCTTTTGCATGATCGCGAATCTCTTTAATGATCGGATCAACACACATAGTTTGTAACCATTTAAAGAAGTCCATTGTAGAACGCCCTACAATAGAATAAGCGATTTTAGCTTGTTCTTCACGAAGAGACATGTTTTTGTTGACAATCTCTTCAAGGTCATCGACCGAATAAACATGTAAGTCTTTATGCGTTTTAACATCAATATCACGAGGTACAGCAATGTCAAACCAATAGCGTGAAAACTCTCGCTCTTCGACCATATCATCGGTAATAACGCTATGCGGTGCTCCTGTTGCCGTAAATACAAGACGGTAACGGTTGATAAATTCTGTAAGTTTCGAATAAGGAGCTGTGGTTGCGAGCTCTCCCAATTCGGTTGCTAGTGCTTGTGCATGCTCAAGATTACGGTTAATGATAATAACATTGACCCCATTGGAGATAAGATGCTTTGCTGCCAACTGGCTCATCTCACCCGCACCTACAACCAGCGCACTCAAGCCTCCAATGCTTCCTAGAAGATCTTTCGCTTTATTAACAGCTACACTTGAAACAGAAACGGGGCTTTTAGAAATGTCGGTACGGCTACGTACTTCTGCGGCACAGCGAAATGCATGGTGCATCGCACGCCCTAATTTTTGTCCACAGTAGTTGTTTTCAAAGGCAAATTTAAATGCTTCTTTAAGTTGTCCTGCAATTTGTGTCTCGCCAATAACCAAGCTATCTAGAGAAGAGCAAACCGTGAAAAGATGATGAATAGCACCATTGTCTTCATAAATATCTGCCCTGCCTTCTAGCTCCTCACGTGGGATGCTGGAAACATTGCTTAAAAGATCAAATGTATCACTTAGCGCAGATGGACACTCAGCCACACTTACGATCACTTCTACGCGATTACATGTAGAGAGTAAGATGACCTCATTCACCGCAGCACAGGAAATTAATGAACCCATAAAATGGCGGCTTTTTTCTTCTGAATTAAACGCTAATTTTTCGCGAATGCTAATATCGGTGTTTTTGTGTGTAAAACTAATGGTGAGGTAATGCATATTAAAAATTCCTCTCAATCATATCTTTAATAATGGAGCTAAGGCCCACATCTTCTTCTTTCTCAATAACCGATAAAGCTTCCAATCCTAGCTTTCTAGCATACAAAATGGAATCTTCCAACGCGTTCGTCTCATGCATTTTGGTTTTAATCCACTCTTTTTGGGCATCATCAAGCTCTTGTTGGAACAAAGAAAGGAGCTTCGTTTGATCTTCTTTACAGAGTTTGCGGTACATGTAAAGATACGGCAATGTAGTTTTACCCTCTTTAAAATCGTTCAAGGAAGGCTTTCCAAGGGTTTCACTGCTTTGAGTGATGTCTAAAATATCATCGATAATTTGAAAGGCAAGTCCTAGATTTTTACCATAAAGCGCATAAATAGCACTTTCTTTTCCTGCAAGTATCGCTGCCGCTTTTGCTGAAGCTTCGATGAGTGAGGCAGTTTTTTTATAAATCATATCAAAGTAACGCTCTTCGCTGTCATTAAAAGTATGAGAGAGTTCAACATCCAAAAGCTCACCCACAGAGAGAAGTGCTACCGCATGAGAAATACTATAGGCAACATCTTGAGGCATGTGTGTAAGTTCGCTAAAGCCTTTGGAATAAAGGATATCGCCTAACATAATGGCTGTTTTGTTACCAAAAAGCGCGTTAATGGAGTCTTCACCACGTCTTGTGAATGCATCATCAATCACATCATCATGAAGCAAACTTGCGGCATGAATCAACTCAACAATGGCGGCAAGCTTTAAAGAAGATTCACTGAGCCCTGCAATTTTTAAAATCAATTTTGCGCGTAAACGTTTTCCCTTAGGAACTCTGTGAAAGAGTTCAACACTGCGTGCATCGCCTAAAGAAGCGACCATCTCTACCATCAAATTTTCAACTTTTCCTAACACCTGCAATCCTACGGTTTCTTTTTTGGTTTAAACTCAACTTCTATACGTTGTTGATTATCTTCTATAAATATATCTAAAATTGCCTCTTTATTTCTTTGATCGAAGTCAGTAAAAACAATTTTTGCATAGGTTTGAGAAATCATTTTATTTTGACCATCGGGTAAAAGAGGAATTACCACACTTTCTAATGGGTATTTCTTTTCTAAAACATACTGCGTTGGGTAACCTCTATAGTTCACTAAAAGAGTCAACATGTTGTTGGTAAAGAGTGTCCAACGAAGCTTTAGTAAATACTCATTATTAGGATTTTCAGCTGTCGGCTTTTTGGTAACTTCTTTACGATTGATCAAAACGAAACCTAGCTCATCCTTTTTTAGAATAAACTTATGCTCATATTCATATTCTATTTCTGCAAAAAGTGTCTGAAAACTAAACAGCAGACAACATAAAAAGCACCCTAGTTTATTCATTCTGAGTTAAAATCGTACCAACACTGCTAATGAACAGGTCATTATTGTGTTCGACAATAGCATCCATTTCATCCATAAAAACGGTATGAATCATTGCATCAAGTGCTTCAGCTCCAACTTGTTTTTCAAGCAAAATTTCCATAGCACTGTAACGATCAACAATCTCTAGAAGCTTGGTTTTTACCAGCTCTTTGTTAGCATTAAAGAGAATATCGAAAAATTTACTCTTCGGACTTCCCATAAAAAAGTCATCTTCATCTTCGTATAACATCACTTCTCCTATGCTTTATATAGAAAAGATTATAGCACACTAAAGCTTGTCACATCTGAAAAAAGTATACTGGATTTAAGATTTTAAAATACATTTTATCACTAACAATGTGTTAGCGAGTCACTTTATATCACTCAAAAAAAACCATTTCAAAGTGCTTAAAAATAGTACTTTACATAAAATTATATGTATAATAATCTCTATAATTTTAGCTGTTAGCATCAACCCTATTTAATGTAATAATTGTATTATTTCGAAAAAATACGTTACATGTAAAAAGTCTTTTGATTCCATTGTCCCTCCCCTACTTAGTTAAAAAAACAATCCTTACTTTTTTAATCATTAGTTTTTTGATAAAGTTACTTGACATTGAAAAAAAAATAGTCTATACTTTCAGCAACAAAAACACAAAAAGGATTTGAAATGCATCAAGAGACACTTGCTCTACATTATGGTTATGACAAACAGCAGTTTGGAACAATGTCAGTTCCTGTTTATCAAACAACAGCATATGATTTTGGAAATGCTGAAACTGCAGCAAACCGTTTTGCACTCAAAGAGCTTGGACCCATCTATACACGCCTTAACAATCCAACAACCGATGTTCTTGAAGCTAGAATTGCTGCTGTTGAAAATGGTGAAGCTGCCATTGCAACCGCAAGTGGTCAAGCTGCGATCTTTTTTGCCATTGCAAACCTTGCAGAAGCAGGCGATAACATCATCGTTGCTAAGAAAATTTACGGTGGTGCAACAACACTTTTAACCCATACCATTAAACGTTTTGGCATTAAAGCAAAAGTATTTGAGAGTGATCATGCTGATGATTTAGAAGCATTGATTGATGATAAAACCAAAGCTATTTTCTTTGAAACGCTTTCAAATCCACAAATTGCCATTCCAAATATCGAAAAAATCGTCTCAATCGCTAAAAAATACAACATCCTTACCATTGCTGACAATACTGTCGCAACACCTATTTTATTTCAACCTCTTAACCATGGCATTGATGTGAGTGTCCACAGTGC from Sulfurospirillum arsenophilum NBRC 109478 encodes:
- a CDS encoding menaquinone biosynthesis decarboxylase; amino-acid sequence: MQRIIELLRQNDLLRVIDEALDINLEIPHLAYIEVKKEDSKALLFTKPVSKRLGKSFDMPVLMNVFGSSKATELIFGKNPNVVAKQIESLMHMKPPTSFMDKMGMLGTLFNLKNALPKRLKGKGVCQTKVYTEPNLYDFPILTTWSEDGGPFITMGQVYTQSLDGTKQNLGMYRLQVYDKNRLGMHWQIHKDSAHFFHEYQKAGKKMPVSIGIGGDPLYIWCGQAPMPIGMFELLLYGFIKDKSARLVKSLTNPIYVPEDVDIVIEGWVDPTLMEIEGPFGDHTGYYTLKEPYPVMDVTCITCKEKPVYQATVVGKPPLEDKYMGWATERIFLPLLKTTAPDLIDYNMPENGVFHNFILAKMNVLYPGHAKQFMHAFWGVGQMSFVKHAIFVDENAPELDDYEPLSDYILNRVSAKRLLISEGVCDALDHASPNALFGGKLGVDCTGSIVDAPSKTILSDRDLFFKVTTLVPEIKALKQYKTNTKTPITVVSIDKEKAGKEVYEALKPLKEHIKLLIVVDCEGNDVANAYMLIWRVVNNIDALRDIFIEDEFIGIDATTKNSLDGYTREWPKDTDCDQQTIQHLIDLGLVENNPEFLKHFHI
- the hemC gene encoding hydroxymethylbilane synthase; the protein is MKKLIIATRGSKLALWQSEYVKAELEKAHPGLEVELSIMMTKGDKILDVALAKIGGKGLFTKELEEAMLRGEAHIAVHSLKDVPMEFPEGLKLGVITKREDVRDAMLSEKYASLEALPQGAVVGTTSLRRRMQLLKLRPDFVIKNLRGNVNTRIRKLKEGEFDAIILASAGINRLGLASEVTYFTPISKEVMIPASGQAALGIEIVCDAEVERLVSILNDEDAIIETRVERDFITVLQGGCQVPIGVNAQINGDSLHVKAILGLPDGSEMLTEEIKTTRSAYETVGKELAQRVIDKGAKALLERAEHIALNEIF
- a CDS encoding DsbA family protein, which encodes MKSLILKLLTTIIALSSVSLFAADSSVDLDTKVTTFLQKAIAPNESYAFEKVVILKKEEMKDIAGWMVYFVRIDLKLTKQEGKKISVNDIVFTNGKILSKDFSDINSGKSIKGNFSLDIDSSAYTKEHLLAGNFNAPHKIVVFSDPLCPFCMDFVPEVIMDVEKNPETFALFYYHFPLNIHPAAPTLVKAMQFAEKQGDKEIVKKVYKEFFDIKESDEKVVLDIFNKALNKNFTVEQINQATILQQMNNDQELANNLMVNGTPTIYLDGKKDDTKRTYRKFIKESK
- a CDS encoding FxsA family protein, which produces MKYFLIYLFLEVMVSVNAASAIGAVATFVELVLSALIGFILLANMRVTLMQNLSALMQGEISLQSFQRLNLWTIVGAILLILPGFLGDIVGLLLQFSSIVTLLVAKFLHVKEDNQYPPRHFKQGNEDEIIDIEVIDDDHRIK
- a CDS encoding proline--tRNA ligase; the encoded protein is MRFSKLYAPTTKEAPKDATLPSHQFLVRGGFISQVGSGLYNFLPMGKIVFDKIKNVVKEEMDETGAQEIQMDVVTPAELWKQSGRYDVFGKELCRFKDRKDNEFVLGPTHEEVVVDVVRNRINSYKQLPLHLYQITTKFRDEARPRFGLLRGREFTMKDGYSFHEDEACMKKEFEVMEKTYTKIFTRLGLDFRAVEADSGAIGGSGSKEFMVLAQNGEDDIVVCEKCSYAANIEAAKRAPKTTTAEAPEANLSKFKTPDMKTIEDVCAFFKVDSFYSIKAVVKKAVYVDKEEVVVFFVRGNDELQETKAQNACGALDLVDASLEEVERAGLKAGFIGPVGLECVKFYIDFELKEAKNLICGANETDFHMVGVSMFNFNEDRYKDLASVKAGDRCACCGGELGVTKGIEVGHIFQLGQKYAKAMGATFLDKNGKAQPFFMGCYGVGVSRLVAVMIEASHDDKGCIWNKQTAPYLLDIIVSNAKDEAQSTYAEDIYNALKKECLSVLLDDRNERFGFKMKDYELIGLPYALIVGKELEEGFVEIVERKTLEKTVVKKEEALAKLKELLA
- the hemA gene encoding glutamyl-tRNA reductase, yielding MHYLTISFTHKNTDISIREKLAFNSEEKSRHFMGSLISCAAVNEVILLSTCNRVEVIVSVAECPSALSDTFDLLSNVSSIPREELEGRADIYEDNGAIHHLFTVCSSLDSLVIGETQIAGQLKEAFKFAFENNYCGQKLGRAMHHAFRCAAEVRSRTDISKSPVSVSSVAVNKAKDLLGSIGGLSALVVGAGEMSQLAAKHLISNGVNVIIINRNLEHAQALATELGELATTAPYSKLTEFINRYRLVFTATGAPHSVITDDMVEEREFSRYWFDIAVPRDIDVKTHKDLHVYSVDDLEEIVNKNMSLREEQAKIAYSIVGRSTMDFFKWLQTMCVDPIIKEIRDHAKECSLQELEKAVKKGYIPEELQDQVSKVLHHAFNSFLHSATKNLKEVAEKPEADTIVQAVQYIFNINEDQTKRMNQYKCEYQMGGIK
- a CDS encoding polyprenyl synthetase family protein is translated as MLGKVENLMVEMVASLGDARSVELFHRVPKGKRLRAKLILKIAGLSESSLKLAAIVELIHAASLLHDDVIDDAFTRRGEDSINALFGNKTAIMLGDILYSKGFSELTHMPQDVAYSISHAVALLSVGELLDVELSHTFNDSEERYFDMIYKKTASLIEASAKAAAILAGKESAIYALYGKNLGLAFQIIDDILDITQSSETLGKPSLNDFKEGKTTLPYLYMYRKLCKEDQTKLLSLFQQELDDAQKEWIKTKMHETNALEDSILYARKLGLEALSVIEKEEDVGLSSIIKDMIERNF
- a CDS encoding DUF2018 family protein; translated protein: MLYEDEDDFFMGSPKSKFFDILFNANKELVKTKLLEIVDRYSAMEILLEKQVGAEALDAMIHTVFMDEMDAIVEHNNDLFISSVGTILTQNE